A stretch of Chryseobacterium viscerum DNA encodes these proteins:
- a CDS encoding DUF6625 family protein: MKTPSLVLITCWYGKYPWYMPYYLHSCAFNPSVDFIIITDNAEPVKNVPDNVKIVHKSLNDIIDETSNKLGFTINIDYPYKLCDFKPAYGFMFPELIEGYDFWGHCDLDLIYGDIRAFFTNEFLGSYDYISVRDDYTTGCFGLYRNNELLNTFFKRSKDFKKVFSMSDHFCFDECNFVWDDLAEGMPIFEIETEIESFTHIMKNAERDGLLRTHFDFILMEGYTGRVKFDNGKIIYKNKYEAIMFHMFWLKKVYNPEKVPSKIPNTYNVSPTRIYW, encoded by the coding sequence ATGAAAACACCAAGTTTAGTTTTAATTACCTGCTGGTATGGTAAATATCCCTGGTATATGCCCTATTACCTGCATTCCTGTGCTTTTAATCCAAGTGTAGATTTTATCATTATTACGGATAATGCCGAACCGGTAAAAAATGTTCCTGATAATGTTAAAATAGTTCATAAAAGCCTGAATGATATCATTGATGAAACCTCAAATAAGCTCGGGTTTACAATTAATATTGATTATCCTTATAAATTGTGTGATTTTAAGCCGGCTTACGGCTTCATGTTCCCTGAATTGATAGAAGGATATGACTTCTGGGGACACTGCGATCTCGATCTTATTTATGGAGATATAAGAGCTTTTTTTACCAATGAATTTCTTGGCAGCTATGACTATATCAGCGTAAGAGATGATTATACTACCGGTTGTTTTGGACTGTACAGGAATAATGAACTGCTGAATACTTTTTTCAAAAGAAGTAAGGATTTTAAAAAGGTATTTTCTATGTCAGACCACTTCTGTTTTGATGAATGCAACTTTGTTTGGGATGATCTTGCAGAAGGAATGCCTATTTTTGAGATTGAAACTGAGATTGAAAGCTTTACCCATATCATGAAAAATGCTGAAAGAGACGGACTTCTCAGAACCCATTTTGACTTTATTCTGATGGAAGGCTACACTGGCAGAGTAAAGTTTGATAACGGAAAAATTATTTATAAAAATAAATATGAAGCCATTATGTTTCACATGTTCTGGCTTAAAAAAGTATACAACCCCGAAAAAGTACCTTCAAAAATCCCGAACACCTATAATGTAAGTCCTACTAGAATTTATTGGTAA
- a CDS encoding TIGR04149 family rSAM-modified RiPP: MKKLQKLSLNAMKNEMSRNEMRVIKAGSGGEPGTCNCNSQYCYMNGMRAVCGGGWPAKCC, from the coding sequence ATGAAAAAATTACAAAAGTTGAGCTTAAATGCCATGAAAAACGAAATGAGCAGAAACGAAATGAGAGTTATCAAAGCTGGTTCTGGAGGTGAGCCGGGAACTTGTAACTGTAACTCACAATACTGCTATATGAACGGTATGAGAGCTGTATGTGGTGGTGGATGGCCGGCAAAATGCTGCTAG
- a CDS encoding vitamin K epoxide reductase family protein: MELRKEINAVFLYLKSIDIKIDKNDKNDYIYQVESHPETPSLLAFSDALGFFGIPNGAFTIGFEDFDHLPDTFLTILDVGNKHLILSYIEKKGQSILYTDHEGVQKNILLSEMQSLWTGAVLAAENNGEISKSTNSFYNKLLPAFIFCAVLVILYFIGGWFLSGFGAITMVGLFLSFEAIKTELGLESGFSSQFCDGSEKSSCSQIINSEKGKIAGFKLSDLSVFLFGTQLFSLLVFNQELINNYYFLIAVSLLACIPFTLYSVYFQMKVEQKWCPICLSIIGVIYAQLIYLAFNTTGILNNMNLDLSIVLILAAVIIAFAGTYFLIKKSLINYGKLKKDAEFDSRYIRHYPYFKNILTSTEPLVLKADPILLGNPNAPVTITFITSPLCGYCREAHDFLQRVYNRYKDQVNIKIRFNMTGVVTAEVEEMLIQLLNIYQTKNEQKFIEALHDWYSHRNAEKWLKKYSTTLENRTFLLNKLVSVSYENLQNNLFFTPHYFINNYAYPVRLNKKYMEVFMPDLIEDEWNEQLDSVKELEVEYR, encoded by the coding sequence ATGGAACTACGAAAAGAAATTAATGCAGTTTTTTTATATCTGAAATCAATTGATATAAAGATTGATAAGAATGATAAGAATGATTATATCTATCAGGTAGAATCTCACCCGGAAACGCCGAGTCTATTGGCTTTCAGTGATGCTCTTGGCTTTTTTGGTATTCCAAATGGGGCTTTTACAATTGGCTTTGAAGATTTTGATCATTTACCGGATACTTTTCTTACCATATTAGATGTAGGAAATAAACATTTGATTTTATCCTATATTGAAAAAAAGGGACAAAGCATTTTATATACTGATCATGAAGGAGTCCAAAAAAATATTCTCCTTTCTGAAATGCAAAGTTTATGGACAGGAGCAGTACTGGCTGCTGAAAATAATGGGGAGATCTCAAAATCAACTAATTCTTTTTATAACAAACTTTTACCAGCATTTATCTTTTGTGCAGTATTGGTGATATTATATTTTATCGGCGGGTGGTTTTTAAGTGGTTTTGGAGCGATTACCATGGTGGGCTTATTCTTATCCTTTGAAGCTATAAAAACAGAATTAGGGCTGGAGTCAGGCTTTTCTTCACAGTTTTGTGATGGTAGTGAGAAGTCAAGCTGCAGCCAGATCATCAATTCTGAAAAAGGGAAGATTGCAGGATTCAAATTGAGTGATCTCAGTGTTTTTCTTTTTGGAACCCAACTTTTTTCATTGCTTGTTTTCAATCAGGAGCTTATCAATAACTATTATTTTCTGATTGCCGTTTCTTTGCTGGCATGCATTCCATTTACCTTGTATTCTGTTTATTTTCAGATGAAAGTAGAGCAGAAATGGTGCCCGATATGTTTAAGCATTATTGGGGTAATCTATGCACAGCTTATTTATCTGGCGTTTAATACGACAGGAATTCTAAATAACATGAACCTTGATCTTTCAATAGTTTTGATTTTGGCTGCGGTAATAATTGCGTTTGCAGGAACTTACTTTTTAATTAAGAAATCTTTAATAAACTACGGAAAATTAAAGAAAGACGCGGAGTTTGACTCAAGATACATTAGGCATTATCCTTATTTCAAAAATATTCTGACAAGTACAGAACCTCTTGTTTTAAAAGCAGATCCTATCTTACTGGGGAATCCGAATGCTCCGGTAACCATTACTTTTATTACAAGCCCTTTATGTGGATACTGCAGAGAAGCGCATGATTTTTTGCAGAGAGTTTACAATCGATATAAAGATCAGGTTAACATCAAAATCAGGTTTAATATGACAGGAGTTGTAACAGCAGAAGTAGAAGAAATGCTGATTCAATTACTGAACATATACCAAACAAAAAACGAACAGAAATTTATTGAGGCTCTTCATGATTGGTATAGCCACCGAAATGCAGAAAAATGGCTGAAAAAATACAGTACTACCCTGGAAAACAGAACATTTTTATTGAATAAGCTGGTTTCTGTTTCTTATGAAAATTTACAGAATAACCTGTTTTTCACACCGCATTACTTTATCAACAATTATGCATATCCTGTAAGACTCAATAAAAAGTATATGGAAGTATTTATGCCAGATCTTATTGAAGATGAATGGAATGAACAGCTTGATTCTGTAAAAGAACTGGAAGTAGAATACAGATAA
- a CDS encoding GLPGLI family protein, giving the protein MKKVNLFVFFVVLFSCTCAGQVHRFYYELTYKPSTKNKTFKKDLFYLDSLDKGSVFMRKEKFESDSLLAAQAYLPFLSLETMNFKVVKDLETPSVTVKDDLFIGTVSYKEPVDIHWKLSSENRITGRLHTQKAEADYGGRHWIAWFTQEIPVFDGPYIFMGLPGFIVELSDADNEYHWKLVGSKKNVRDKLFTESIMDEAVMSKEAYIKNKTNFIKDPLSVLMQSMSDVSKNEEMMSKMNHQAESIKKYYRDNDNTIER; this is encoded by the coding sequence ATGAAAAAAGTTAATCTTTTCGTTTTTTTTGTAGTTTTATTTTCCTGCACCTGTGCTGGGCAGGTTCATCGTTTTTACTATGAGCTTACGTATAAACCTTCTACAAAAAATAAAACCTTTAAGAAAGATCTTTTCTATCTGGACAGCCTTGATAAAGGATCCGTTTTCATGCGAAAGGAAAAATTCGAGTCAGACTCTCTATTGGCCGCACAGGCTTATTTACCCTTTTTATCATTGGAAACCATGAATTTTAAAGTGGTAAAAGACCTCGAAACTCCATCCGTTACTGTAAAAGATGATTTGTTCATAGGGACTGTTTCTTATAAAGAGCCCGTTGATATTCATTGGAAACTTTCATCAGAGAACAGAATCACAGGAAGACTGCATACACAAAAAGCAGAGGCAGATTATGGTGGTAGACATTGGATAGCCTGGTTTACTCAGGAGATTCCTGTTTTTGATGGTCCCTATATTTTTATGGGGCTTCCAGGGTTTATTGTAGAACTAAGCGATGCGGATAATGAATATCACTGGAAATTGGTGGGAAGTAAAAAAAATGTACGGGACAAGCTGTTCACCGAATCAATTATGGATGAGGCTGTGATGTCAAAAGAAGCCTACATTAAAAATAAAACAAACTTCATTAAAGATCCACTGTCTGTTCTAATGCAAAGTATGTCTGATGTCTCTAAAAATGAAGAGATGATGAGTAAAATGAATCATCAGGCCGAATCAATAAAAAAATATTACAGGGATAATGATAATACTATAGAGAGATAG
- a CDS encoding endonuclease III domain-containing protein: MTKKQRAELVQIELDKLYPTTPIPLDHTDPYTLMVAVALSAQTTDKKVNQVTPDLFAVAGTPQRMAKLEEFEIKELIKEIGLSNTKAKNLKRMAELLLERHNGIVPQTYEELEALPGVGHKTASVVMSQGFGFPAFPVDTHIHRLMTQWKLTSGKNVVETERDAKSLFPEEVWNKLHLQIIFYGREYSPARGKGEKDFITKMMFEK, encoded by the coding sequence ATGACAAAAAAACAAAGAGCTGAGCTCGTTCAGATAGAACTGGATAAATTATATCCTACAACGCCTATTCCGTTAGATCACACCGATCCGTATACCTTGATGGTTGCTGTAGCACTTTCTGCACAAACCACAGATAAAAAAGTAAACCAGGTTACTCCCGACCTTTTTGCCGTTGCAGGAACGCCACAAAGAATGGCTAAGCTGGAAGAATTTGAAATCAAAGAACTGATCAAAGAAATAGGACTATCCAATACAAAGGCCAAAAACCTGAAAAGAATGGCTGAACTTCTGTTGGAAAGACACAATGGTATTGTTCCTCAGACTTATGAGGAACTGGAGGCCCTTCCGGGAGTAGGGCACAAAACAGCATCAGTAGTAATGAGCCAAGGGTTTGGGTTTCCTGCTTTCCCGGTAGATACACATATTCATCGTCTGATGACACAGTGGAAGCTTACCTCAGGAAAAAATGTGGTGGAAACAGAGCGTGATGCAAAGAGCTTATTTCCAGAAGAAGTATGGAATAAACTTCACCTTCAGATCATTTTCTATGGAAGAGAATATTCTCCGGCAAGAGGAAAAGGAGAGAAGGATTTTATTACAAAAATGATGTTTGAAAAATAA
- the bcp gene encoding thioredoxin-dependent thiol peroxidase, with translation MLKVGDKLPEFEELNQDGETVASSKLIGKKLVVFFYPQANTPTCTVEACNLSDNYTQLKKAGFQLLGISGDSVKKQKNFHSKFAFPYDLIADENRNVIEKFGVWQEKKTFGKTYMGIVRTTFIFDENGICTRVIEKVTSKTAAEQILEG, from the coding sequence ATGCTGAAAGTTGGAGATAAATTACCTGAATTTGAAGAACTCAATCAAGACGGAGAAACAGTAGCCTCATCAAAATTAATTGGAAAAAAACTAGTGGTTTTCTTTTATCCACAAGCGAATACACCCACCTGCACAGTGGAAGCCTGCAACCTGAGCGATAATTATACTCAGCTTAAAAAAGCGGGATTTCAATTATTGGGAATAAGCGGTGATTCTGTAAAAAAACAGAAGAATTTCCACAGCAAATTTGCTTTCCCTTATGATCTTATTGCTGACGAAAACCGTAATGTCATCGAAAAGTTCGGGGTATGGCAAGAGAAAAAAACATTTGGAAAAACCTATATGGGAATTGTAAGAACCACTTTTATTTTTGATGAAAATGGCATTTGTACAAGAGTAATTGAAAAGGTGACTTCAAAGACTGCCGCTGAGCAGATTCTGGAAGGTTAA
- a CDS encoding GNAT family N-acetyltransferase: protein MSPKKHPNADNTYETERLILRPMSSEDKDFVFELYNRPKFIQHIGNRNVNSIEDAENYILNRFAPQIERLGFGNYLLVTKDGNEKVGAVGIFEREGLDIVDIGYSLLEEFEGKGYAFEAAQKVKSIGMDEFGLSKISAIISKDNVSSQKLIEKLGLRFKKYVTLPGETEELNYYETE from the coding sequence ATGAGTCCAAAAAAACACCCAAACGCAGATAATACTTATGAGACTGAACGACTAATACTTCGTCCGATGTCCAGTGAAGACAAAGATTTTGTCTTTGAACTTTATAACAGACCAAAATTTATTCAACATATCGGTAATCGTAATGTTAATAGCATTGAAGATGCCGAAAATTATATCCTGAACAGATTTGCTCCACAGATTGAAAGACTTGGATTCGGAAACTATCTTTTGGTAACTAAAGATGGAAACGAAAAAGTAGGTGCTGTAGGAATCTTCGAAAGAGAAGGGCTTGATATTGTAGATATCGGGTATTCTCTACTGGAAGAATTTGAAGGTAAAGGATATGCTTTTGAAGCAGCTCAGAAGGTCAAATCTATTGGGATGGATGAGTTTGGATTATCAAAAATATCTGCTATTATTTCAAAAGATAACGTTTCATCCCAAAAACTGATCGAAAAGTTGGGATTAAGATTTAAAAAATATGTAACTCTACCTGGAGAAACTGAAGAATTAAACTATTACGAAACAGAATAA
- a CDS encoding mannose-1-phosphate guanylyltransferase, whose protein sequence is MLKSDRYCVIMAGGIGSRFWPMSTQKFPKQFQDILGTGRTMIQQTYDRISKVIPKEQIFVITNKEYVALSHQQLPEIPEENIVGEPLMKNTAACNLYMANKIAEINPDATMIVLPADHLILKEDVFLEKVELAFEVASKHDYLVTLGITPTRPDTGYGYIQFVEKKGSDYFKVKTFTEKPILEIAQSFLESGDFLWNAGIFIWSVKSIHHAFDLYLPEMMQHFMACEYNSEKENSCIETIYPKVQKISIDNGILEKAKNVYVIPSDLGWSDLGTWTSVYENTEKDKDGNAVKLKHLLSYNSKGNIIRLRNNNKAVIIDGLENYIVVDTDKALLICPRDNDQLIKDYVLDLKNFKKGDKFM, encoded by the coding sequence ATGTTAAAATCAGATAGATACTGCGTTATAATGGCGGGAGGAATCGGGAGCCGGTTCTGGCCGATGAGCACGCAGAAATTTCCAAAACAGTTTCAGGATATTTTAGGTACCGGGCGTACTATGATTCAGCAGACCTATGACAGAATCAGCAAGGTAATTCCTAAAGAGCAAATATTCGTGATTACGAATAAAGAATATGTGGCTCTTTCCCATCAACAGCTTCCGGAGATTCCTGAAGAAAATATTGTGGGTGAACCGCTTATGAAGAATACAGCTGCATGTAACCTGTATATGGCCAACAAGATTGCTGAGATCAATCCGGATGCAACAATGATTGTGCTTCCGGCAGATCATCTGATCCTTAAAGAGGACGTATTTTTGGAAAAAGTGGAGCTGGCATTTGAAGTAGCTTCAAAACATGATTATCTGGTAACATTAGGGATTACTCCCACAAGGCCTGATACTGGCTACGGTTACATTCAGTTTGTAGAAAAAAAAGGTTCTGATTATTTTAAAGTCAAGACATTTACAGAAAAACCAATCCTTGAAATTGCCCAGAGCTTCTTAGAAAGTGGTGATTTCCTTTGGAATGCGGGTATTTTTATATGGAGCGTAAAAAGTATTCATCATGCTTTTGACCTTTATCTTCCGGAAATGATGCAGCATTTTATGGCTTGTGAATACAATTCAGAAAAGGAAAACAGCTGTATTGAAACCATTTATCCAAAAGTTCAGAAAATCTCAATTGATAACGGAATTTTAGAAAAAGCAAAGAATGTATATGTGATTCCATCAGATTTGGGATGGAGTGACCTGGGAACATGGACTTCTGTCTACGAAAATACTGAAAAAGATAAAGACGGAAATGCAGTGAAATTAAAGCATTTGCTTTCCTATAATTCAAAAGGAAATATTATCCGTCTTAGAAATAACAACAAGGCGGTAATCATTGACGGTCTTGAAAACTACATTGTTGTAGATACTGATAAAGCACTTCTTATCTGCCCGCGAGATAATGACCAGCTTATAAAGGATTATGTCCTTGACTTAAAAAACTTTAAGAAAGGAGATAAGTTTATGTAA
- a CDS encoding SprT-like domain-containing protein yields the protein MPIQSLEKYLPQNNTLKYLRIWFSDYYIHIKVTRNRNSKLGDYRRLPDNSHEITVNSTLTPQLFFFVLTHELAHLIAFEKYGRKISPHGNEWKETFRNMLLESLEIYDEELKPIIVKFSKSPKANFMASPDLVRYFHTEKQDDTLHFIEELQKGEFFIYRNEKYLLEGLVKKNYLCKNLATGRKYSFKPLARVEKCS from the coding sequence ATGCCAATTCAATCATTAGAAAAATATTTACCTCAAAATAATACTCTTAAATATTTAAGAATCTGGTTTTCAGATTACTATATACACATAAAAGTTACAAGAAACAGGAATTCAAAACTGGGAGATTACAGAAGACTTCCGGATAATTCCCATGAAATAACGGTAAACTCCACGCTTACCCCACAGCTTTTTTTCTTTGTACTGACTCATGAGCTTGCACACCTGATTGCGTTTGAAAAATATGGACGAAAAATTTCTCCTCATGGCAACGAATGGAAAGAAACCTTCAGAAATATGCTTCTTGAAAGCCTTGAAATTTATGATGAAGAGCTAAAACCTATCATTGTAAAGTTTTCAAAATCACCCAAAGCAAACTTCATGGCAAGCCCTGATCTGGTAAGGTATTTTCATACTGAGAAACAAGATGATACTCTTCATTTTATCGAGGAACTTCAGAAGGGTGAGTTTTTTATATACCGCAACGAAAAGTATTTATTGGAAGGTCTAGTTAAAAAAAACTATCTTTGTAAGAACCTGGCTACTGGAAGGAAGTATTCTTTCAAGCCTTTAGCTAGGGTAGAAAAATGTAGCTAA
- a CDS encoding TolC family protein, with the protein MKKVWIIVFGLSCLGLSAQKKWSLKECVSYAVEHNLQVIQNQYNKQNQEYSLKAAKKEYLPSVSGSMTNGVSFGQGSLGAGSFRNDRFNNNVGLSADVLLYNNGRLEKNVRKAQFDVEASQYDIETIKNDISLQIAQQYLTALLNKEIVKISQSAVGNAQKQFDRAKITTQVGTTAQTVLAEAEAALAREKQNLKTAEVNVGRALFAIAQLLQLSDYKGFDVEDVNVPEKLDLQLNSVDEVLTTAYEIQPQIKAAESRIRSAEAQTEVSKTAFWPTLTASAGLNTFYNRQFDPMPGTVQGTFFEQYKDQFGQNVGLSLNIPIFNKGKTKLQVEQSKINESIAKNTLEQQKQTVRQNVQKAQFDADANYENYLAAVEAEKSSKLALDFADKSYAAGRSTIYDVNVARNNYANAQGSVAQAKYNYLFSLKLLNFYAGIPLSL; encoded by the coding sequence ATGAAAAAAGTTTGGATTATCGTTTTTGGACTAAGCTGTCTGGGTTTAAGCGCTCAGAAGAAATGGTCCTTAAAAGAATGTGTAAGCTATGCAGTGGAGCATAATCTTCAGGTTATCCAAAATCAGTATAACAAACAAAATCAGGAATACAGCCTTAAAGCGGCCAAAAAAGAATATTTGCCTTCTGTATCGGGAAGTATGACGAATGGGGTGAGTTTCGGGCAAGGGTCATTAGGAGCCGGAAGCTTTAGAAACGATAGATTCAATAACAATGTTGGTCTGAGTGCTGATGTTTTGCTCTATAATAACGGGAGGTTAGAGAAGAATGTAAGAAAGGCCCAGTTTGATGTAGAAGCAAGTCAATATGACATTGAAACCATTAAAAATGATATCTCTCTTCAGATTGCTCAGCAATATCTGACTGCCCTGTTGAATAAAGAGATCGTTAAAATCTCTCAGAGTGCTGTGGGAAATGCTCAGAAACAGTTTGACAGAGCTAAAATCACGACTCAGGTTGGAACGACTGCTCAGACAGTCTTGGCAGAGGCTGAAGCTGCACTGGCAAGAGAAAAACAAAACCTTAAAACAGCAGAAGTCAACGTTGGACGTGCCTTGTTTGCCATCGCTCAGTTATTGCAGCTTTCAGATTATAAAGGTTTCGATGTGGAAGATGTAAATGTTCCGGAAAAACTTGATTTACAGCTTAATTCAGTGGATGAAGTGCTTACTACTGCGTATGAAATACAACCGCAGATCAAAGCAGCCGAAAGCAGAATAAGATCTGCAGAAGCGCAAACTGAGGTAAGCAAAACAGCGTTCTGGCCTACATTAACAGCGAGTGCGGGTCTTAATACTTTCTATAACAGACAGTTTGATCCTATGCCGGGTACTGTGCAGGGAACTTTTTTTGAACAATATAAAGATCAGTTTGGACAAAATGTAGGGTTATCCCTTAATATCCCTATCTTTAATAAAGGGAAAACAAAGCTTCAGGTAGAGCAGTCTAAAATAAACGAAAGTATAGCCAAGAATACGTTAGAACAACAGAAGCAGACAGTAAGACAAAATGTTCAGAAAGCTCAGTTTGATGCAGATGCCAATTATGAAAATTATCTGGCCGCTGTAGAAGCAGAAAAAAGCTCCAAACTAGCTCTTGATTTTGCTGACAAAAGTTATGCTGCAGGAAGATCTACGATCTATGACGTAAATGTGGCAAGAAATAATTATGCAAATGCACAGGGATCAGTAGCGCAGGCAAAATATAATTATCTTTTTAGTCTTAAATTATTGAATTTCTATGCAGGAATTCCATTAAGTTTGTAA
- a CDS encoding bifunctional folylpolyglutamate synthase/dihydrofolate synthase translates to MTNEQYQEAIDWLFVQMPNYQIDGQKAYKPGLDNIIKLCAFFGNPQDKIKCIHIGGTNGKGSSSNMLASVLQEAGYKTGLYNSPHLIDFTERIKVNGKNCNKEFVFEFIQKLKNLPEDIRPSFFEFTTIMAFEYFYQQQVDFAIIEVGLGGRLDSTNIIKPLISAITNVQLDHQNILGDTIEEIAAEKAGIVKHNIPVISGDENEIVKNIIRNKATKENASFIDATLIETPLTSDLKGNYQKKNIRVVLAAVEELRKLEIHISDNDLENGLLHVHQNTGFIGRWFEFSNNPLTICDTGHNQAGLEYVFSQLNSIDRHKHVILGFVNDKKIDDVMKLLPENSEFYFAKPSVNRGRHPEDYENLLQEAKIFYKIFDSVQEAYLSAKEQCTNEEMIFIGGSNFVVGDFLEKNLEIKE, encoded by the coding sequence ATGACAAATGAACAATATCAGGAAGCTATTGACTGGCTTTTCGTGCAGATGCCCAACTATCAGATAGATGGACAGAAGGCTTACAAACCTGGACTTGACAATATCATCAAGCTTTGCGCTTTCTTTGGAAATCCCCAGGATAAAATAAAGTGTATCCACATTGGCGGTACCAATGGAAAAGGTTCTTCAAGCAATATGCTGGCATCGGTTCTTCAGGAGGCTGGTTATAAAACCGGATTATACAATTCTCCGCATTTGATAGACTTTACAGAGCGTATCAAGGTTAACGGAAAAAACTGTAATAAGGAATTTGTCTTTGAGTTTATCCAAAAATTAAAAAACCTTCCAGAAGATATCCGCCCCTCTTTCTTTGAATTTACAACAATCATGGCTTTTGAATATTTTTATCAGCAGCAGGTAGATTTTGCCATTATTGAAGTTGGATTGGGAGGAAGACTGGATTCAACAAACATTATTAAACCCCTGATCTCTGCAATTACAAATGTTCAACTGGATCATCAGAATATTCTTGGAGATACCATCGAAGAAATTGCAGCGGAAAAAGCCGGAATTGTTAAACACAATATCCCTGTTATCTCTGGTGATGAAAATGAAATAGTCAAAAATATCATCAGAAATAAAGCAACAAAAGAAAATGCTTCTTTTATAGATGCAACTCTTATTGAGACACCCCTTACCTCTGATCTGAAAGGAAATTATCAGAAGAAAAATATCCGAGTTGTACTGGCTGCCGTAGAAGAATTAAGAAAACTGGAAATACATATTTCTGACAATGATCTTGAAAATGGACTCCTCCATGTTCATCAGAATACAGGATTTATAGGCCGCTGGTTCGAATTTTCAAATAATCCGCTTACAATTTGTGATACGGGACACAATCAGGCAGGTTTGGAGTATGTTTTTTCACAATTAAATTCAATTGACAGACACAAGCATGTCATTTTGGGGTTTGTGAATGATAAAAAAATAGATGATGTGATGAAATTACTTCCTGAAAATTCTGAGTTTTATTTTGCAAAACCATCTGTCAACAGGGGCAGACACCCGGAAGATTATGAAAATCTACTTCAGGAGGCAAAAATTTTTTATAAAATTTTCGATTCCGTACAGGAAGCGTATCTGTCTGCAAAAGAACAATGTACAAATGAAGAAATGATTTTTATCGGCGGAAGCAACTTTGTAGTGGGAGATTTTTTAGAAAAAAATTTGGAGATTAAAGAATAA